The Microbacterium paraoxydans genome includes a window with the following:
- a CDS encoding sugar phosphate isomerase/epimerase family protein, whose amino-acid sequence MTASRSLAAERESRAAGVGTVPHPRLSINQATVKHADLATALRVTAAAGVEAIGLWREPVQAVGLHVAARMLTDSGLRFTTHCRGGFFTLPAGPEREAALDDNRRAIEEAATLAAAGAEGSTAVLVLVAGGLPEGSRDLIGARERVRDAIGALADDARAAGVTLAIEPLHPMYASDRAVVSTLGQALDIAADFDPAVVGAAVDTFHIWWDPQVLDQIARAGREGRIATYQVCDWKTPLAADPLLSRHYPGDGVIDFAPLTRAVQDTGYDRDIEVEIFHADVWADDPARVVRRTAEAFATAVAPHL is encoded by the coding sequence ATGACCGCCTCGCGGAGCCTGGCGGCGGAGCGCGAATCCCGGGCGGCTGGCGTCGGGACCGTGCCGCACCCGCGGCTCTCGATCAACCAGGCCACCGTGAAGCACGCGGATCTCGCGACGGCCCTGCGTGTCACGGCGGCGGCGGGGGTCGAGGCCATCGGCCTGTGGCGGGAGCCCGTGCAGGCGGTGGGACTCCATGTCGCCGCCCGCATGCTGACCGACTCCGGCCTGCGCTTCACGACGCACTGCCGCGGGGGCTTCTTCACGCTGCCCGCCGGTCCGGAGCGCGAAGCCGCGCTCGACGACAACCGCCGGGCGATCGAGGAGGCGGCCACCCTCGCGGCGGCCGGTGCGGAGGGCTCGACCGCGGTGCTCGTCCTCGTCGCCGGGGGTCTGCCCGAGGGGTCGCGCGACCTCATCGGGGCGCGCGAGCGTGTCCGCGACGCCATCGGCGCCCTCGCGGACGACGCTCGAGCCGCCGGGGTCACCCTCGCGATCGAGCCGCTGCATCCGATGTACGCCTCGGACCGCGCGGTGGTCTCCACCCTCGGGCAGGCGCTCGACATCGCCGCGGACTTCGACCCTGCCGTGGTCGGAGCCGCCGTCGACACGTTCCACATCTGGTGGGATCCTCAGGTGCTCGACCAGATCGCCAGGGCCGGACGCGAGGGCCGCATCGCCACGTATCAGGTGTGCGACTGGAAGACCCCCCTCGCCGCAGACCCCCTCCTCTCTCGGCACTATCCGGGGGACGGTGTGATCGACTTCGCACCCCTCACCCGGGCCGTGCAGGACACCGGTTACGACCGCGACATCGAGGTGGAGATCTTCCACGCCGACGTCTGGGCCGACGACCCGGCTCGTGTGGTCCGCCGCACGGCCGAGGCCTTCGCGACGGCGGTCGCCCCCCACCTGTGA
- a CDS encoding DUF993 family protein, producing MTTLRLLAADGRTADTELREADAVTRPQGPLRSRVAYAAAHVVPKAYADNTPGQPADIDWDATLAFRRNVYSWGLGVADAMDTAQRNMGLDATAVRELIARSAEVAREEGGSVVVGVNTDHIEEARVPLDQVIAAYLEQLHFAEEQGAGPVLMASRHLARVAESADDYRRVYREVLSRASVPVVLHWLGTAFDPELAGYFAPSSSGGSGGPAWQEAAEVLLDIIVENRAAVAGVKMSLLDAESEVWVRERLPEGVRMFTGDDFHYVGLIGGDSLTGAAAPEGSASRGHSDALLGAFAALAPVASAAIQALDADDPERYLALLGPTEELSRQVFAAPTFYYKTGVAFLSWLNGHQPAFQMVGGLHSARSLPHLSRIVELANGALALERPELARERWHGLLRLNGVDA from the coding sequence ATGACCACGCTCCGCCTGCTCGCCGCCGACGGCCGCACCGCCGACACGGAGCTCCGGGAGGCCGACGCCGTCACGCGGCCGCAGGGCCCGCTCCGCAGCCGGGTGGCCTACGCCGCCGCGCACGTCGTTCCGAAGGCGTACGCGGACAACACCCCGGGGCAGCCGGCCGACATCGACTGGGACGCGACGCTCGCGTTCCGCCGCAACGTGTACTCGTGGGGACTCGGCGTGGCCGACGCGATGGACACCGCGCAGCGGAACATGGGGCTGGATGCGACGGCGGTGCGCGAGCTCATCGCCCGCAGTGCGGAGGTCGCCCGCGAGGAGGGCGGCTCAGTCGTGGTCGGGGTCAACACCGACCACATCGAGGAGGCGCGTGTCCCGCTCGATCAGGTGATCGCCGCCTATCTCGAGCAGCTGCACTTCGCCGAGGAGCAGGGGGCGGGGCCGGTGCTCATGGCCTCGCGGCACCTGGCCAGGGTCGCGGAGAGCGCGGACGACTACCGCCGCGTGTACCGGGAGGTGCTCTCCCGCGCATCGGTCCCCGTCGTGCTGCACTGGCTCGGCACCGCGTTCGATCCGGAGCTGGCGGGGTACTTCGCGCCCTCGTCCTCCGGGGGGAGCGGCGGTCCCGCGTGGCAGGAGGCCGCCGAGGTGCTGCTCGACATCATCGTCGAGAACCGCGCCGCGGTCGCCGGCGTGAAGATGAGTCTGCTCGACGCGGAGTCCGAGGTCTGGGTCCGCGAGCGGCTGCCGGAGGGCGTGCGCATGTTCACCGGCGACGACTTCCACTACGTCGGCCTCATCGGCGGGGACAGCCTGACCGGGGCTGCCGCGCCCGAGGGGTCCGCGTCACGCGGCCACTCGGATGCGCTGCTCGGCGCGTTCGCCGCTCTCGCCCCGGTGGCCTCCGCCGCGATCCAGGCGCTCGACGCGGACGACCCCGAGCGGTACCTCGCCCTCCTCGGACCGACCGAGGAGCTGAGTCGACAGGTGTTCGCGGCGCCGACCTTCTATTACAAGACCGGGGTCGCCTTCCTGTCCTGGCTCAACGGTCATCAGCCGGCGTTCCAGATGGTCGGGGGGCTCCACTCCGCGCGGAGCCTGCCGCACCTCAGCCGCATCGTCGAGCTGGCCAACGGGGCGCTCGCCCTGGAGCGGCCGGAGCTCGCGCGGGAGCGCTGGCACGGCCTGCTCCGGCTGAACGGGGTGGACGCATGA
- a CDS encoding Gfo/Idh/MocA family protein: MAQAPTREIGIIMNGVSGRMGYRQHLVRSILAIRDEGGIERPDGTRVTVRPILVGRSEAKLAELAAKHGIEDWTTDLDAALADPRWEIYADFLVTKARASAIRKAIAAGKAIYTEKPTAESLDEALELARLARDAGVKTGVVHDKLYLPGLQKLKRLIDSGFFGRILSVRGEFGYWVFEGDWQPAQRPSWNYRTEDGGGIITDMFPHWNYVLENLFGEVKSVYAQAAVHIADRWDEKGEHYTATAEDAAYGIFELDGGAIAEINSSWTVRVNRDELVEFQVDGTHGSAVVGLFGAKIQPRNATPKPVWNPDLEDSHDYDADWQQVPTNDVFQNGFRQQWEEYLTSFVLGTDYPFDLLAGARGVQFAEAGLASSAEGRKIMLEPLTLDRA, translated from the coding sequence ATGGCACAGGCCCCCACCCGCGAGATCGGGATCATCATGAACGGCGTCTCCGGGCGCATGGGATACCGGCAGCACCTGGTGCGGTCGATCCTCGCGATCCGCGACGAGGGCGGGATCGAGCGCCCGGACGGCACGCGCGTGACCGTGCGGCCGATCCTCGTCGGACGCAGCGAGGCCAAACTCGCCGAACTGGCAGCGAAGCACGGCATCGAGGACTGGACGACCGACCTCGACGCCGCCCTCGCCGACCCGCGGTGGGAGATCTACGCCGACTTCCTCGTCACGAAGGCCCGGGCGTCCGCGATCCGCAAGGCCATCGCCGCCGGCAAGGCGATCTACACCGAGAAGCCCACCGCCGAGTCGCTGGACGAGGCCCTGGAGCTCGCCCGCCTTGCCCGCGACGCGGGCGTGAAGACCGGCGTCGTCCACGACAAGCTCTACCTCCCGGGGCTGCAGAAGCTCAAGCGCCTCATCGACTCCGGCTTCTTCGGCCGCATCCTCTCCGTCCGCGGTGAGTTCGGCTACTGGGTGTTCGAGGGCGACTGGCAGCCCGCGCAGCGTCCGAGTTGGAACTACCGCACCGAGGACGGCGGCGGCATCATCACCGACATGTTCCCGCACTGGAACTACGTGCTGGAGAACCTCTTCGGCGAGGTCAAGAGCGTCTACGCCCAGGCCGCCGTGCACATCGCCGACCGCTGGGACGAGAAGGGCGAGCACTACACGGCCACGGCCGAGGATGCCGCCTACGGCATCTTCGAACTCGACGGCGGGGCGATCGCCGAGATCAACTCCTCGTGGACCGTGCGGGTGAACCGTGACGAGCTCGTGGAGTTCCAGGTCGACGGCACGCACGGCTCCGCCGTCGTGGGGCTGTTCGGCGCCAAGATCCAGCCGCGCAACGCCACGCCCAAGCCCGTGTGGAACCCCGACCTGGAGGACAGCCACGACTACGACGCCGACTGGCAGCAGGTGCCGACGAACGACGTGTTCCAGAACGGCTTCCGGCAGCAGTGGGAGGAGTACCTCACCTCTTTCGTCCTCGGCACGGACTATCCGTTCGACCTGCTCGCCGGCGCGCGCGGGGTCCAGTTCGCCGAGGCCGGACTCGCGTCCAGTGCCGAGGGGCGCAAGATCATGCTCGAGCCGCTGACCCTGGACCGGGCATGA
- a CDS encoding substrate-binding domain-containing protein, translating into MSEERPTPRFGLSRRERILDELRRTGAVRVADLARDFGVAELTIRRDITMLADRGLLTRVHGGAVLRSALDTTVARAALPGPQFRIGMVVPSLSYYWPQVVVGARSAGAEAGVQLVLRGASYAAQDQRRQIAALLESGTVHGLIVAPETQGADGHALLSWLDTLPVPVVLVERRTPPALALTRMQTVATDHAFGGALAAGHLAALGHRRVGILTSPQSPTSAGLRQGWSRAVAELGLTVSVDRDTALDRMEGSAQAEVVSALLAEIRETGATALLVHSDPQALLLQQHLQDAGWRLPDDLSLIAYDDEVAEHGSPPLTALRPPKQHVGRRAVELIRDRLREGPNRPAERVEVAPALHVRASTAPPR; encoded by the coding sequence ATGAGCGAGGAGCGCCCGACCCCGCGTTTCGGCCTCTCCCGCCGGGAACGGATCCTGGACGAGCTGCGCCGCACGGGGGCGGTGCGCGTGGCCGATCTCGCCCGCGACTTCGGGGTGGCGGAGCTCACCATCCGCCGCGACATCACGATGCTGGCGGACCGCGGGCTGCTGACCAGGGTGCACGGCGGAGCGGTGCTGCGGAGCGCGCTGGACACGACCGTCGCGCGGGCCGCCCTCCCCGGGCCGCAGTTCCGCATCGGGATGGTGGTGCCGTCGCTGAGCTACTACTGGCCGCAGGTCGTCGTCGGCGCCCGGAGTGCCGGGGCGGAGGCGGGGGTGCAGCTCGTGCTCCGCGGGGCCAGCTACGCCGCGCAGGACCAACGCCGCCAGATCGCGGCGCTCCTGGAGTCCGGGACGGTGCACGGGCTGATCGTGGCCCCCGAAACGCAGGGTGCCGACGGACACGCGCTGCTCTCCTGGCTGGACACGCTCCCGGTGCCGGTCGTGCTCGTGGAGCGCCGGACCCCGCCCGCTCTCGCCCTCACCCGTATGCAGACCGTGGCGACCGACCACGCGTTCGGGGGCGCGCTCGCCGCCGGGCACCTCGCCGCACTCGGACACCGGCGGGTCGGGATCCTCACCTCTCCGCAGTCACCGACCTCCGCCGGGCTGCGGCAGGGCTGGTCGCGGGCCGTCGCCGAGCTCGGGCTCACGGTGTCGGTGGACCGCGACACGGCCCTGGACCGGATGGAGGGATCGGCGCAGGCGGAGGTGGTCTCGGCGCTGCTCGCCGAGATCCGTGAGACGGGGGCGACGGCGCTGCTCGTGCACTCCGACCCGCAGGCGCTCCTGCTCCAGCAGCATCTGCAGGACGCGGGCTGGCGGCTGCCCGACGACCTCTCGCTCATCGCCTACGACGATGAGGTCGCCGAGCACGGGTCTCCGCCGCTCACCGCGCTGCGGCCGCCCAAGCAGCATGTCGGGCGCCGTGCGGTCGAGCTCATCCGCGACCGCCTGCGCGAGGGCCCGAACCGGCCCGCGGAGCGCGTGGAGGTGGCTCCGGCGCTGCACGTGCGCGCCAGCACGGCCCCTCCGCGCTAG
- a CDS encoding heparinase II/III family protein encodes MLIPRGTLSDLWREHGAVDRPVVPPSTDREAWTSVAPELRATILAAADGERGTAWAQPLLSQWAAYARTGDRAGWEGAVFRRDLRLRRAVLAAAVDPVAERLDEVADGLWLLAEQSTWCWPAHDDAFARGRRVPDIERPVVDLGAGEAAALAGWAVLVLGEALDAHAPGLVARVRDETVRRVLRPFVDRREWAWEGSEERVHNWAPWIHGNLLPAALAFADERLRARVLALSIDGLDRYLAQLPADGGIDEGFAYWWQGAGRAFDALGLLDALTAGAVAAAIQHGRLAGLRELALFPERVQLGEGWVASFSDAEARTGEALPWSVLHRAAVLCGLEATAAFAARHRRPGRVIGDEADVVAGLGRTLAELFDADWHAACPGPAPLPGRVEFTSLGVGLRRERSGDPRGLAVVVKGGRNDENHNHNDLGAIAIAVDGVPVVIDVGRATYTAATFSDARYRLWHVTSGWHSTPLVRGREQQPGGAWRAAVQARSDGWTLDLGAAFSGGDPWLRTVLLRGGAVTVRDESPALADPATRLVLVCAGTPEVHGAGVLLPGPDGKRGLRIAHDPADVVVESRAVDDALLERSWGPVVTRVLFAPLDRPERWELQGRAA; translated from the coding sequence ATGCTGATCCCCCGCGGCACCCTGAGCGATCTGTGGCGCGAGCACGGCGCCGTCGATCGGCCCGTCGTGCCGCCGAGCACCGACCGGGAGGCATGGACGTCCGTGGCACCCGAGCTCCGCGCGACCATCCTGGCGGCGGCGGACGGCGAGCGCGGCACCGCGTGGGCGCAGCCGCTCCTCTCGCAGTGGGCCGCTTACGCCCGCACCGGTGACCGCGCCGGCTGGGAGGGGGCGGTCTTCCGCCGCGACCTCCGGCTCCGCCGCGCCGTCCTGGCCGCTGCCGTCGACCCGGTGGCCGAGCGGCTGGACGAGGTCGCGGACGGCCTGTGGCTCCTGGCCGAGCAGTCGACCTGGTGCTGGCCTGCTCACGACGACGCGTTCGCCCGCGGGCGCCGTGTGCCCGACATCGAGCGCCCCGTCGTCGACCTCGGCGCGGGGGAGGCGGCGGCGCTGGCGGGGTGGGCGGTGCTGGTGCTCGGCGAGGCTCTCGACGCGCACGCGCCCGGTCTGGTCGCACGGGTACGGGACGAGACGGTCCGGCGGGTGCTGCGCCCGTTCGTCGACCGCCGCGAGTGGGCATGGGAGGGGTCGGAGGAACGCGTGCACAACTGGGCGCCGTGGATCCATGGCAACCTGCTGCCGGCAGCGCTCGCCTTCGCGGACGAGCGGCTGCGTGCGCGGGTGCTCGCCCTCAGCATCGACGGCCTCGATCGCTATCTCGCCCAGCTTCCCGCCGACGGCGGCATCGACGAGGGCTTCGCCTACTGGTGGCAGGGAGCGGGGCGGGCGTTCGATGCGCTCGGCCTCCTCGACGCGCTCACCGCCGGTGCGGTGGCCGCCGCGATCCAGCACGGACGCCTCGCCGGGCTGCGCGAGCTCGCCCTCTTCCCGGAGCGCGTGCAGCTCGGGGAGGGGTGGGTGGCGAGCTTCTCGGATGCAGAGGCGCGCACGGGGGAGGCCCTCCCGTGGTCCGTGCTCCACCGGGCCGCCGTCCTGTGCGGTCTGGAGGCGACGGCCGCGTTCGCCGCGCGGCACCGCCGTCCGGGGCGCGTCATCGGAGACGAGGCCGATGTCGTCGCCGGCCTCGGTCGGACGCTGGCCGAGCTGTTCGACGCCGACTGGCATGCGGCGTGTCCGGGGCCTGCGCCCCTGCCCGGACGCGTCGAGTTCACCTCCCTCGGCGTGGGTCTGCGCCGCGAGCGGAGCGGCGATCCGCGGGGGCTCGCGGTCGTCGTCAAGGGCGGTCGCAACGACGAGAACCACAACCACAACGACCTCGGCGCGATCGCGATCGCGGTCGACGGCGTCCCGGTCGTGATCGACGTCGGTCGGGCGACGTACACCGCGGCGACCTTCTCGGATGCCCGTTACCGCCTGTGGCACGTCACCAGCGGCTGGCACTCCACGCCGCTAGTCCGCGGGCGCGAGCAACAGCCCGGCGGCGCCTGGCGGGCCGCGGTGCAGGCGCGGAGCGACGGCTGGACCCTCGACCTCGGTGCGGCGTTCTCCGGCGGCGACCCGTGGCTGCGGACGGTGCTGCTGCGCGGCGGCGCGGTGACCGTGCGTGACGAGAGTCCGGCCCTCGCCGACCCGGCCACCCGCCTCGTGCTCGTGTGCGCGGGGACGCCCGAGGTGCACGGTGCCGGCGTCCTCCTCCCGGGTCCGGATGGGAAGCGGGGACTGCGCATCGCCCACGATCCGGCGGACGTCGTCGTCGAGAGCAGGGCCGTGGACGATGCGCTCCTCGAGCGTTCGTGGGGGCCGGTGGTCACGCGCGTCCTCTTCGCACCGCTCGACCGTCCAGAGCGCTGGGAGCTGCAGGGGAGGGCGGCATGA
- a CDS encoding hydroxyacid dehydrogenase, producing the protein MTPRPVVLAALSTEASDLVFDDARRARLQTLAAPGGPLHAPALDAPSLDDRLAAVEVLVTGWGAPVLDAPLLDRLPRLRAVFHAAGSVRGLVSDAFWERDILLTSAAEANAAPVAEYTLAMILLSGKRALLPLRTADAQHDLRVGPRAGGRIGNLDRTVGIVGFSRIGRRVVDLLRPFPGLQVLVADPYADPEEVAAAGARLVPLDALLPAVDLLSLHAPALPATRGMIGRAQLAALRDGATVLNTARGALLDHDALRVECASGRLDAILDVTDPEPLPPDHPLLHLPNVAVTPHLAGSLGTEAHRLADAALDELEAWVAGRPPRHPVHRADLAHSA; encoded by the coding sequence ATGACCCCTCGACCAGTCGTCCTCGCCGCCCTCTCGACGGAGGCGTCGGACCTCGTGTTCGACGACGCGCGGCGCGCCCGCCTGCAGACCCTCGCCGCGCCCGGCGGTCCGCTGCACGCCCCCGCTCTCGACGCCCCGTCGCTGGACGACCGCCTCGCCGCCGTGGAGGTGCTGGTGACGGGCTGGGGCGCTCCGGTCCTGGACGCGCCCCTGCTCGATCGGCTCCCCCGGCTGCGCGCGGTGTTCCATGCGGCAGGGAGCGTGCGCGGCCTCGTGTCCGACGCGTTCTGGGAGCGCGACATCCTGCTCACCTCGGCCGCCGAGGCCAACGCGGCCCCCGTCGCGGAGTACACGCTCGCGATGATCCTGCTCTCCGGCAAGCGCGCCCTCCTCCCGCTCCGTACCGCCGACGCACAGCACGACCTGCGCGTCGGCCCCCGCGCCGGGGGCCGCATCGGCAACCTCGACCGCACGGTCGGCATCGTCGGGTTCTCCCGCATCGGGCGCCGCGTCGTCGACCTGCTGCGACCCTTCCCCGGGCTGCAGGTGCTCGTGGCCGACCCGTACGCGGACCCCGAGGAGGTGGCCGCGGCCGGCGCCCGGCTCGTCCCGCTCGACGCCCTGCTCCCCGCCGTCGATCTGCTCTCCCTGCACGCACCGGCCCTGCCCGCGACGCGGGGGATGATCGGCCGCGCGCAGCTCGCCGCCCTGCGTGACGGCGCCACCGTGCTCAACACCGCCCGCGGAGCCCTCCTCGACCACGACGCCCTGCGCGTGGAGTGCGCCTCCGGTCGCCTCGATGCGATCCTCGACGTCACCGACCCGGAGCCGCTTCCGCCCGACCACCCGCTGCTGCACCTGCCGAACGTCGCGGTCACCCCGCACCTCGCCGGCTCCCTCGGCACCGAAGCACACCGTCTGGCCGACGCCGCCCTCGACGAGCTGGAAGCGTGGGTGGCCGGCCGTCCGCCTCGACACCCCGTGCACCGCGCCGACCTCGCGCACAGCGCATGA
- a CDS encoding DUF2264 domain-containing protein, giving the protein MTLLALPPEDRALSPHTGWTRAHLTTVADAILDGAARHASPAGAGIRYPGAPGGFGAAVDALEGFSRTFLLAAFRIAGDPLGTEALADRYARGLAAGVDPDGAERWPRPDEVDQAKVEAAALALGLHFTRDTVWARLDDTARTHTVDYLATFVGGSYPPNNWAWFRALVEQFLESVGGPYSAADRATDLALLDGFEREDGWSADGAARSFDHYAGWALSFYPLLWADMVGAEPRHTDRVARYRRRLDAFLDDALHLVGADGGPLIQGRSLTYRFATAAAAGVAAFSGTSRHDPGLLRRAVSGQVRHFTARGAPDATGVLPLGWYGAWRPLTQDYSGPGSPYWAAKGLLPLALPAAHPFWTAVEQPLPIDRGPFTRVLLAPGWLATGTADGIVRVVNHGTDHRTPGAFQPDAPLYAKLGYSTATAPVLAGPAARDPLDGTVAVVRGGRASHRSGFLTGMLRETDGTALGGSCGPVHWHDGVRMEFDVGGGGMAVETTVGPVVDVVSVVRGPWEVRLVRVRAGAGPDGAIHDGDVLRIGGWALSAATVVGTGPAAVTAALTPGGETQSRVVGLHGLDDATAGVRRERDVTPLGPETVTPWLSAPVRPDTWIAVGVLLGGSAVPPELDLQGGEATVSWPDGAATTFRPDEQLPRG; this is encoded by the coding sequence ATGACACTCCTCGCGCTGCCTCCGGAGGACCGCGCGCTCTCCCCGCACACGGGATGGACGCGCGCACACCTGACGACGGTCGCCGATGCCATCCTCGACGGGGCGGCCCGTCACGCGAGCCCGGCGGGCGCGGGCATCCGCTACCCCGGCGCTCCTGGCGGCTTCGGCGCCGCGGTCGATGCGCTCGAGGGATTCAGCCGCACGTTCCTGTTGGCCGCGTTCCGCATCGCCGGCGACCCGCTCGGCACGGAGGCGCTGGCCGACCGCTACGCCCGAGGCCTCGCTGCGGGCGTCGACCCCGATGGTGCCGAACGGTGGCCGCGCCCCGATGAGGTCGACCAGGCGAAGGTCGAGGCCGCGGCGCTCGCGCTGGGCCTGCACTTCACGCGTGACACGGTGTGGGCGCGCCTCGACGACACGGCGCGGACCCACACCGTGGACTACCTCGCGACGTTCGTCGGCGGCAGCTACCCGCCGAACAACTGGGCGTGGTTCCGGGCGCTCGTCGAGCAGTTCCTGGAGAGCGTCGGTGGGCCGTACTCCGCCGCGGATCGCGCGACCGACCTCGCGCTCCTCGACGGCTTCGAACGCGAGGACGGTTGGAGCGCCGACGGCGCCGCCCGGTCGTTCGACCACTACGCCGGCTGGGCGCTGTCCTTCTATCCGCTGCTCTGGGCGGACATGGTCGGCGCGGAGCCGCGGCACACGGACCGAGTCGCCCGGTACCGCCGCCGGCTCGACGCGTTCCTCGACGACGCGCTGCACCTCGTCGGCGCCGACGGCGGACCGCTCATCCAGGGACGCAGCCTCACCTACCGCTTCGCGACGGCCGCCGCGGCCGGGGTCGCGGCGTTCTCCGGCACCTCGCGGCACGACCCCGGCCTCCTGCGCCGGGCGGTGAGCGGTCAGGTCCGGCACTTCACCGCCCGCGGTGCGCCGGATGCGACCGGAGTGCTGCCCCTCGGCTGGTACGGCGCCTGGCGCCCGCTCACCCAGGACTACTCCGGCCCCGGCTCCCCGTACTGGGCGGCGAAGGGTCTCCTGCCGCTCGCCCTCCCCGCCGCGCATCCGTTCTGGACCGCCGTCGAACAGCCCCTGCCGATCGATCGGGGCCCATTCACCCGCGTCCTCCTCGCCCCGGGGTGGCTGGCGACGGGCACCGCGGACGGCATCGTGCGCGTGGTCAACCACGGCACCGACCACCGCACCCCCGGTGCGTTCCAGCCCGATGCTCCCCTGTACGCGAAGCTCGGGTACAGCACCGCGACCGCCCCCGTTCTCGCCGGCCCGGCGGCACGCGACCCGCTCGACGGCACGGTCGCCGTGGTGCGCGGGGGCCGAGCGAGCCACCGCTCGGGCTTCCTGACGGGAATGCTGAGGGAGACGGACGGCACGGCGCTCGGCGGCTCCTGCGGCCCCGTGCACTGGCACGACGGCGTCCGCATGGAATTCGACGTCGGCGGAGGCGGCATGGCCGTCGAGACCACGGTCGGCCCGGTGGTCGATGTGGTGTCGGTGGTGCGCGGACCGTGGGAGGTGCGGCTCGTGCGGGTCCGGGCGGGCGCAGGGCCGGACGGAGCGATCCACGACGGCGACGTCCTCCGCATCGGCGGATGGGCCCTGTCCGCCGCCACCGTGGTCGGGACCGGCCCCGCCGCCGTCACCGCCGCCCTCACCCCCGGCGGGGAGACGCAGAGTCGGGTGGTCGGCCTCCACGGCCTCGACGACGCGACCGCGGGGGTCCGGCGGGAGCGGGACGTGACCCCGCTCGGCCCGGAGACCGTCACCCCGTGGCTCTCCGCGCCGGTGCGACCCGACACCTGGATCGCGGTGGGCGTGCTGCTCGGGGGCTCCGCCGTTCCACCGGAACTCGATCTGCAGGGAGGGGAGGCGACGGTGTCGTGGCCGGACGGCGCCGCGACGACCTTTCGTCCGGACGAGCAGCTGCCCCGCGGATGA
- a CDS encoding LacI family DNA-binding transcriptional regulator — MATVAARAGVSGQTVSRVVNGSPRVDPQTRARVEAAMAELGYRPHRAARALRTGRSHTLGLVVTTLATVGNSRMLQATAEAAAVRGYALTVVTAADGVEAAFARLADQGVDGALVLNEASALVPAATLPPELHLVVVDAPAGAGAAVVHSDHAAGSQAATRHLLDLGHETVHHLAGPAGSFAAAERERGWREALADAGVVPPPVVRGDWSAESGFAAGAALGTATAVFCANDQMALGLLRAVAESGRAVPSDVSVVGFDDIPEAANFLPPLTTVRQDFPALAQQAVTALIAAVEGDATATDRAAPVVVPTRLVERASTAHR; from the coding sequence ATGGCCACCGTCGCGGCGCGCGCCGGCGTCTCCGGACAGACGGTCTCCCGCGTCGTCAACGGCAGCCCCCGGGTCGACCCGCAGACCCGGGCGCGGGTCGAAGCCGCCATGGCCGAGCTCGGCTACCGACCGCATCGGGCGGCGCGGGCCCTGCGCACCGGGCGCAGCCATACCCTCGGCCTCGTCGTCACGACCCTGGCCACGGTCGGCAACTCCCGGATGCTGCAGGCCACGGCCGAAGCGGCGGCGGTCCGCGGATACGCGCTTACCGTCGTCACCGCTGCCGACGGCGTGGAGGCCGCGTTCGCCCGGCTCGCCGATCAGGGCGTGGACGGGGCTCTCGTGCTGAACGAGGCCTCCGCGCTCGTCCCCGCCGCGACCCTGCCGCCGGAGCTGCACCTCGTCGTCGTGGATGCCCCCGCCGGCGCCGGAGCGGCCGTGGTGCACAGCGATCATGCCGCGGGATCGCAGGCCGCCACCCGCCACCTGCTCGATCTCGGGCACGAGACCGTCCACCACCTCGCGGGACCGGCGGGCTCGTTCGCCGCCGCCGAGCGCGAGCGGGGCTGGCGCGAGGCCCTGGCGGATGCCGGCGTCGTGCCACCGCCGGTCGTGCGCGGCGACTGGAGCGCGGAGTCGGGCTTCGCCGCGGGCGCGGCTCTGGGCACGGCGACCGCGGTGTTCTGCGCCAACGACCAGATGGCGCTCGGGCTGCTGCGGGCGGTGGCGGAGTCCGGGCGGGCGGTTCCGTCGGACGTCAGCGTGGTCGGCTTCGACGACATCCCCGAGGCGGCGAACTTCCTCCCGCCGCTCACGACCGTCCGGCAGGACTTCCCGGCGCTCGCGCAGCAAGCGGTCACGGCGCTGATCGCGGCCGTCGAGGGCGACGCGACGGCGACAGACCGCGCCGCGCCCGTGGTGGTGCCGACCCGGCTCGTGGAGCGGGCGAGCACGGCACACCGCTGA